Proteins encoded within one genomic window of Rubripirellula tenax:
- a CDS encoding rhamnulokinase produces MTANAVSDSGQTAHLAVDLGASSGRVIAGVVVDGKLTLEAIHRFSNEPVRVHDSLQWDVLGLWREIQTGLRMASSKYAHIGSVGVDTWGVDYVLIDRAGQFAGSCFNHRDRRTKGMIERACELVSRDEIFQATGVQFMEINTIYQFLAAKLADDPALGTAETMLLIGDYFHWLLSGRPSNEVTNASTTQLFDPRAGRWSDKLIAGLGLPAKLFGEVTLPGTNLGPVQPSVASVTGLEGVPVVVPATHDTASAVLAVPAEDFAPAKPSWCYISSGTWSLMGCELPEPMITDRCAELNFTNESGVGGSTRLLKNIGGLWIFQQIRQSMIRRGNEVDWNMMVEQASEAPPFGLLINPDAPELVAPVDMAEAIVALAEKTGQAKPASDGVLYRAALEGLALRYRVCLGMLESMLGHSIETIHIVGGGSVNALLCQMTADACERTVVAGPVEATAIGNVLMQMVGLGKLKSFDEARALVRASFEPTVYQPQNSDVWTEPAKQFATL; encoded by the coding sequence ATGACTGCAAACGCTGTATCGGACTCCGGCCAAACCGCTCACCTCGCCGTTGATTTGGGAGCCAGTAGTGGTCGCGTGATTGCCGGGGTCGTCGTCGATGGGAAATTGACGCTCGAGGCGATCCATCGGTTTTCCAATGAACCGGTTCGAGTCCACGATTCGCTGCAGTGGGACGTTCTGGGCTTGTGGCGAGAGATCCAAACGGGACTGCGAATGGCGTCATCGAAGTACGCCCACATCGGATCGGTGGGGGTCGATACGTGGGGTGTCGACTATGTCCTGATCGATCGCGCCGGACAATTCGCGGGTTCCTGTTTCAATCACCGGGACCGACGAACGAAAGGCATGATCGAGCGGGCGTGTGAGCTGGTTTCGCGAGACGAGATCTTTCAAGCCACAGGTGTCCAGTTCATGGAAATCAACACGATCTACCAATTTTTGGCCGCAAAGTTGGCCGATGACCCGGCGTTGGGTACGGCCGAGACGATGCTGTTGATTGGCGATTATTTCCACTGGCTGTTATCCGGGCGGCCCAGCAACGAGGTCACCAACGCTTCGACGACTCAGTTGTTCGATCCTCGGGCGGGTCGGTGGAGCGACAAGCTGATCGCCGGATTGGGTTTGCCGGCCAAGTTGTTCGGCGAGGTAACGCTGCCGGGTACAAATCTGGGGCCGGTTCAACCTTCGGTCGCGTCGGTCACGGGGCTGGAAGGTGTTCCGGTTGTCGTGCCCGCCACTCACGATACCGCGTCGGCCGTGTTGGCGGTTCCGGCCGAAGACTTCGCGCCCGCCAAGCCGTCATGGTGCTACATCAGCAGCGGGACATGGTCGTTGATGGGATGTGAATTGCCCGAGCCGATGATCACAGATCGATGTGCCGAACTGAACTTCACCAACGAATCAGGCGTCGGCGGCAGCACTCGACTGCTCAAGAACATCGGCGGTCTTTGGATCTTTCAACAGATACGCCAATCGATGATCCGTCGAGGCAACGAAGTGGACTGGAACATGATGGTCGAACAGGCGTCCGAGGCGCCGCCGTTCGGATTGCTGATCAACCCCGACGCGCCCGAATTGGTCGCGCCCGTCGACATGGCCGAAGCGATCGTCGCGTTGGCAGAGAAAACGGGTCAGGCGAAGCCCGCCAGTGACGGTGTCCTCTATCGAGCGGCGCTAGAGGGTTTGGCCCTTCGTTATCGCGTTTGCTTGGGCATGTTGGAATCGATGCTCGGCCACTCGATCGAGACGATTCATATCGTCGGCGGCGGTTCGGTCAATGCGCTGCTTTGTCAAATGACGGCCGATGCTTGCGAGCGAACGGTGGTTGCCGGTCCCGTGGAAGCGACCGCGATTGGAAACGTGCTGATGCAGATGGTCGGGCTGGGGAAACTGAAATCGTTCGATGAAGCTCGCGCGTTGGTGCGGGCGAGTTTCGAGCCGACGGTTTATCAGCCACAAAATTCCGACGTTTGGACCGAGCCGGCCAAGCAGTTTGCGACGTTGTAA
- the fhcD gene encoding formylmethanofuran--tetrahydromethanopterin N-formyltransferase encodes MADSNQLNLKQLVEDTYAEGFRSIYGEVLITARDDRWLRHCVAAVTGHASSTILCDCEAGVSRWVSADETPDGRIGAVVQFHVPRFVKNREKHLEKVMLARLSQNVLTCPTTALFNQLDTENYFKLGRKIALFGDRHQFRDTRFGHPGWVIPTLGGEFFLSRRFGFRDGVMGGNLWFFGPDEATALDAAEAASIAAESTPDVITTFPGGVAASGSKAGSSYDFLIAATYAEFCPTLKDKLGEKSKVPDGVNSIMEIIVNGRDLEALQSATRNAIHAAAKTPGLVRISAGNYGGRLGKTFVHLHELIG; translated from the coding sequence ATGGCCGATTCGAATCAACTGAATCTGAAGCAACTGGTCGAAGACACGTACGCCGAAGGCTTTCGCAGCATCTATGGCGAGGTGTTGATCACGGCACGCGACGACCGCTGGCTGCGGCACTGTGTAGCCGCGGTGACCGGACATGCGTCCAGCACGATCCTTTGCGACTGCGAAGCGGGTGTGTCGCGTTGGGTCAGCGCCGATGAAACCCCCGACGGTCGCATCGGCGCGGTTGTTCAATTTCACGTGCCAAGGTTTGTAAAGAACCGTGAAAAGCACTTAGAGAAGGTGATGCTGGCGAGGCTAAGCCAGAACGTGTTGACGTGTCCAACGACGGCGCTATTCAACCAACTTGATACCGAGAACTATTTCAAGTTAGGACGCAAGATCGCCCTGTTCGGTGATCGGCATCAATTTCGTGATACACGCTTCGGGCATCCCGGGTGGGTGATTCCGACGCTCGGTGGCGAGTTCTTTTTGTCGCGGCGTTTCGGGTTTCGCGACGGAGTGATGGGTGGCAATCTGTGGTTCTTTGGTCCCGACGAGGCGACGGCATTGGACGCGGCCGAAGCAGCATCGATCGCAGCGGAGTCGACGCCGGATGTGATCACGACGTTCCCCGGTGGCGTGGCGGCAAGCGGATCCAAGGCCGGCAGCAGTTACGATTTCTTGATTGCCGCGACCTACGCAGAATTTTGTCCGACGTTGAAGGACAAGCTGGGCGAAAAGTCGAAGGTTCCCGACGGCGTGAACAGCATCATGGAAATCATCGTCAACGGCCGTGACTTAGAAGCATTGCAGAGCGCGACGCGAAACGCGATTCACGCGGCGGCGAAGACGCCGGGTCTGGTCCGAATCAGTGCCGGAAACTACGGCGGACGCTTGGGGAAGACGTTCGTGCACTTGCACGAACTGATTGGTTAG
- a CDS encoding 5-formyltetrahydrofolate cyclo-ligase yields MTVDPFAARKDEIRKAAHAARKAQADKDGVSQRITDRVMALSEYQSAGCVMWYVDVRDEVRTRHALPDAVASDKRIVIPYCVDGELELFLLESMDELAVGMYKILEPREDLREVAAKKIDVKELDLILVPGVAFDRTGGRTGHGKGYYDKLLENARADTPLVSLAFECQMFDQIPMHDHDIFMDTVVTEENAFQGKGRG; encoded by the coding sequence ATGACCGTTGATCCCTTCGCTGCTCGAAAAGACGAAATTCGCAAAGCGGCCCATGCCGCTCGCAAAGCCCAAGCCGACAAGGACGGCGTCAGTCAACGGATCACCGATCGCGTGATGGCGTTGAGCGAATATCAATCGGCGGGCTGTGTGATGTGGTACGTCGACGTTCGCGATGAAGTGCGGACACGCCACGCGCTTCCCGACGCTGTTGCCAGCGATAAACGCATTGTTATTCCGTACTGTGTCGACGGCGAGTTGGAACTGTTCTTGCTTGAGTCGATGGATGAATTGGCCGTCGGCATGTACAAAATTTTGGAACCACGCGAGGACCTTCGTGAGGTTGCGGCCAAGAAAATCGACGTCAAAGAATTGGACCTGATTCTGGTGCCCGGTGTCGCGTTCGACCGAACCGGCGGTCGCACCGGCCATGGCAAAGGTTACTACGACAAACTGCTTGAAAACGCTCGCGCGGATACACCGTTGGTGTCATTGGCATTTGAGTGCCAAATGTTTGATCAGATTCCGATGCACGACCACGATATCTTCATGGACACCGTGGTTACCGAAGAAAATGCTTTTCAGGGAAAAGGGCGGGGTTAA
- a CDS encoding 3-hydroxyacyl-CoA dehydrogenase NAD-binding domain-containing protein, producing the protein MRNTINHFTFTQRDEIGILEFDTPDSNANILSSHALKELDQQLDAIAALEHVRVLLITSAKKSIFIAGADIKEIESLSDPQDASDKCELGKQIFDKLEKLPQVTIAVINGACVGGGYELSLACDYRVAGFADSIKIGLPEVKLGILPGFGGCVRLPKRIGISKALAMILPGKLVDSRTALKMGLVERLFYDPVLVDEASKFGRNILAGRDKVKTRKPKLVEKLLEGNPIGRSILFRQARKNVWKTTSGHYPAPLAALDAIQAMVGKSHAEASRIESDWLGKLAVTKISKNLIHVFYLDEAYRKRSWTDATTPPAKVEKVGVVGAGVMGGGIAQLLAKKNIVCRIKDLNYGALALALKTAKKLYAYQIKTRRMKQGQVDAQMSLISPTTTYAGFGNVDLVIEAVVERMDVKQQVFKELDEVVQPNACLFTNTSSLRVTEIAESTNRPEKVCGFHFFNPVHRMPLLEIIKTDKTSDETIVIAVAFARQLGKMPIVVGDKEGFIVNRILLPYMNEAAYLFQEGIEPERLDKIVKGFGMPMGPLELADEVGIDVGFHVAQILETAYGPRMRVAPVLSDVDNAGIFGKKSGSGFYVHKGKKASVNPKVLGMRPSADFKHSDEVATKRLIYTMINEASRCLEEGVVDAAATIDVGMIYGTGFPPFRGGLLKYADSVGVKNILADLRAFQTQFDQQRFEPSGLLQKMADSGVNFYAPTNNEGTS; encoded by the coding sequence ATGAGAAACACGATCAACCACTTCACCTTCACGCAGCGCGACGAAATCGGAATCCTGGAATTCGATACTCCCGATTCCAACGCAAATATCCTCAGTAGTCATGCACTGAAGGAACTTGACCAGCAACTCGACGCGATCGCTGCGCTTGAGCATGTTCGTGTATTGCTGATCACGAGCGCCAAGAAGTCAATCTTCATCGCCGGCGCCGACATCAAGGAGATCGAATCATTGAGCGACCCCCAAGATGCGAGCGATAAATGCGAACTCGGAAAACAAATCTTTGACAAGTTGGAAAAGCTTCCCCAGGTCACGATCGCTGTGATCAACGGGGCCTGCGTCGGTGGCGGCTACGAGCTTTCACTTGCTTGTGACTATCGCGTTGCTGGCTTTGCCGATTCGATCAAGATCGGGCTACCCGAAGTCAAGCTCGGGATTCTGCCCGGATTCGGCGGCTGCGTTCGCCTTCCAAAACGGATCGGAATTTCAAAAGCGTTGGCGATGATCTTACCGGGGAAGTTGGTCGACTCTCGCACGGCTTTGAAAATGGGGTTGGTCGAACGGTTGTTCTACGATCCGGTGCTCGTCGATGAAGCGTCGAAGTTCGGACGCAATATTTTGGCGGGTCGGGACAAGGTGAAGACGCGCAAGCCGAAGCTCGTCGAGAAACTGCTAGAAGGAAACCCGATCGGCCGCAGCATCTTGTTCCGACAGGCGCGCAAGAACGTATGGAAGACCACCTCCGGCCACTACCCGGCGCCACTTGCTGCGCTCGACGCGATCCAAGCGATGGTGGGTAAGTCGCACGCCGAGGCATCTAGGATCGAGAGCGATTGGCTTGGGAAGTTGGCGGTGACCAAAATCTCGAAGAACCTAATCCACGTCTTCTATCTGGATGAAGCGTACCGAAAAAGATCGTGGACGGACGCGACGACGCCTCCCGCGAAAGTAGAAAAGGTGGGTGTGGTCGGCGCCGGTGTGATGGGCGGTGGCATCGCTCAGTTGCTGGCCAAGAAAAATATTGTCTGCCGCATCAAAGATCTCAATTACGGAGCGCTGGCCCTCGCACTCAAGACGGCCAAGAAATTATACGCCTATCAAATCAAAACGCGTCGGATGAAGCAGGGGCAAGTCGATGCTCAAATGAGTTTGATTTCACCGACCACAACGTACGCTGGTTTTGGGAACGTTGATTTGGTGATCGAGGCGGTTGTGGAGCGAATGGATGTGAAGCAGCAAGTGTTCAAGGAGCTCGATGAAGTCGTCCAGCCAAACGCTTGTCTCTTTACGAACACGTCGTCGTTGCGAGTGACCGAGATTGCCGAAAGTACCAACCGTCCGGAAAAGGTTTGCGGCTTTCACTTTTTCAATCCAGTGCATCGGATGCCGCTCCTCGAAATCATCAAGACGGACAAGACGAGCGACGAAACGATCGTGATCGCCGTCGCGTTTGCGAGACAGTTGGGAAAGATGCCGATTGTGGTTGGCGACAAAGAAGGATTCATCGTCAACCGAATCTTGCTCCCCTACATGAACGAGGCCGCCTACCTGTTTCAAGAAGGGATCGAGCCCGAGCGACTGGACAAGATCGTAAAGGGTTTCGGAATGCCGATGGGACCTCTTGAGCTTGCCGACGAAGTGGGCATCGACGTCGGTTTCCACGTGGCACAGATCTTAGAAACCGCGTACGGACCCAGGATGAGAGTCGCTCCCGTCCTATCCGACGTCGACAACGCGGGCATCTTTGGGAAGAAATCGGGCAGCGGTTTCTATGTCCACAAGGGCAAGAAAGCATCCGTGAACCCGAAGGTTCTAGGCATGCGTCCGAGCGCCGACTTCAAGCACAGTGATGAGGTCGCAACGAAGCGTCTGATCTACACGATGATCAATGAGGCTTCGCGATGTTTGGAGGAAGGCGTCGTGGATGCGGCGGCGACGATTGATGTGGGCATGATCTACGGAACCGGTTTTCCGCCCTTCCGCGGTGGACTGTTGAAATATGCCGACA
- a CDS encoding thiolase family protein: MTDRIAIVDGIRTPFCKAGTDLKDIPAQKLAALVIRELLERTSIDPGLVDEVILGCVANPVDAANVGRVAALMAGLPHRSRGYTISRNCASGFESVTSGYEKIISGAAEVVIAGGTESMTNIPLIYNKHMTGLFANLMRSKTAFQKLKTIASFRPHFLKPVIGVVCGLTDPVCGLNMGQTAENIAMRCGITREEQDAFALESHDRALASRSKLAEEIMPVPVEPGYDSTCEQDNGPREGQSLQALAKLKPYFDRHSGTVTVGNACPLTDGASAVLMMKESKARELGMNPLGYIKSYAYEGLDPAVMGLGPVYAISTALKKAQMSLDQMSFVEINEAFAAQVLGCVKLIESDDFAKQELGRDQAIGRLEPERLNVNGGAIALGHPVGVTGNRLILTALRELNRRNDSHAIVSLCIGGGQGGAVILERV, from the coding sequence ATGACTGATCGAATAGCAATCGTTGACGGAATACGAACCCCATTCTGCAAAGCCGGTACTGACCTCAAAGACATCCCCGCTCAGAAACTTGCTGCGCTAGTGATCCGTGAATTGCTGGAACGGACATCGATCGATCCGGGATTGGTCGACGAGGTGATTTTGGGTTGTGTTGCGAACCCCGTCGATGCTGCCAACGTCGGCCGCGTCGCCGCGCTGATGGCTGGACTGCCCCATCGGTCTCGTGGGTACACGATTTCGCGGAATTGTGCCTCGGGGTTCGAGTCGGTCACCAGCGGCTACGAAAAGATCATTAGCGGTGCAGCGGAAGTTGTCATCGCGGGTGGTACTGAGTCGATGACGAACATCCCGTTGATCTACAACAAACACATGACCGGCCTGTTCGCCAACCTGATGCGATCGAAGACGGCGTTTCAGAAACTGAAGACGATCGCCTCGTTTCGTCCGCACTTTTTGAAGCCGGTGATTGGAGTCGTCTGTGGTTTGACGGATCCGGTCTGCGGTTTGAACATGGGGCAGACGGCCGAGAACATTGCCATGCGATGTGGAATCACGCGTGAAGAACAAGATGCGTTTGCGCTCGAAAGCCACGATCGGGCTCTTGCAAGTCGCAGCAAACTGGCCGAAGAAATCATGCCCGTCCCCGTCGAGCCTGGCTACGACAGCACTTGCGAGCAAGACAATGGACCGCGTGAAGGACAGTCGTTGCAGGCCTTGGCAAAGCTAAAGCCGTATTTCGATCGGCATAGCGGAACGGTAACGGTCGGTAATGCCTGCCCGCTGACCGACGGGGCCAGTGCGGTTCTGATGATGAAAGAATCGAAGGCCCGTGAATTGGGGATGAATCCACTCGGCTATATCAAATCCTATGCGTATGAAGGGTTGGACCCAGCCGTGATGGGACTCGGCCCCGTCTACGCAATTTCGACCGCGCTCAAGAAGGCTCAAATGAGCCTCGACCAGATGTCGTTCGTGGAAATCAACGAAGCCTTTGCGGCTCAAGTCTTGGGCTGCGTCAAGCTCATTGAATCGGACGACTTTGCGAAACAAGAACTGGGGCGTGATCAAGCAATCGGCCGGCTCGAACCCGAAAGGCTGAACGTCAACGGCGGTGCCATCGCGCTGGGCCATCCAGTCGGCGTGACGGGGAATCGCCTGATTTTAACAGCTCTGCGAGAACTGAATCGACGCAATGATTCGCACGCGATCGTGTCACTTTGCATCGGCGGTGGTCAAGGCGGAGCTGTGATTTTGGAACGCGTGTAG
- a CDS encoding helix-turn-helix domain-containing protein yields MKPLTHSETITDPAEWDGSIFGTQLELVQLAGPGFVSTQTVTELRDGVKLLRLTVNQPITVRSRPLSKRYAVTSFDRTHEGHFAGVPINENQLLIFPPDFDFDASIKDSGFRCSTIFAPPKPLRRYYKTLVGEEIEEFHSTLIANPPPDSVEWLAAWPSLVDDKITESLETQQRIDFQESLRDEALNLLVCALQTAAKPEFSEEMPRLSKARQLIRIAEDYANGNPEHGLRMVDLCNATGVSERTLQYAFQTCLGISPINYLKRMRLQRARRQLKVSNSKQTTVAAIACQMGFWHFGEFSKAYKAQFDESPSTTLRGH; encoded by the coding sequence ATGAAACCGCTCACACATTCCGAAACGATCACCGACCCGGCTGAGTGGGACGGGTCGATATTTGGCACACAGCTCGAGCTCGTGCAGCTCGCTGGCCCTGGCTTTGTGAGCACACAAACGGTCACCGAGCTTCGCGACGGCGTAAAGCTGTTGCGGCTGACGGTGAACCAGCCGATCACGGTGCGTTCACGCCCGCTCTCCAAACGCTACGCAGTGACTTCGTTTGACCGAACTCACGAAGGGCATTTCGCAGGCGTGCCAATCAATGAAAATCAACTGCTGATCTTTCCGCCCGACTTCGATTTCGATGCGTCCATCAAAGACTCTGGATTTCGATGCAGCACGATCTTCGCGCCACCCAAACCATTGCGGCGGTACTACAAAACATTGGTAGGTGAAGAAATCGAAGAGTTTCACTCGACGCTGATTGCGAATCCACCGCCAGACTCAGTCGAGTGGTTAGCCGCGTGGCCGAGTCTAGTTGATGATAAAATCACCGAATCACTCGAAACTCAACAACGCATTGATTTTCAAGAATCGCTAAGAGACGAGGCGCTGAACTTACTTGTATGCGCACTTCAAACAGCTGCGAAACCGGAGTTCTCGGAAGAGATGCCGCGACTGTCGAAAGCACGACAGCTGATTCGAATCGCCGAAGACTATGCGAACGGAAATCCCGAGCACGGATTGCGGATGGTTGACCTCTGCAATGCCACAGGCGTCAGTGAACGAACACTGCAATACGCCTTTCAAACATGCTTAGGAATTTCGCCAATCAATTACCTAAAACGGATGCGATTGCAACGTGCTCGACGGCAATTGAAAGTGTCGAACTCGAAGCAGACAACCGTCGCCGCGATCGCATGTCAAATGGGTTTCTGGCACTTCGGTGAATTCTCGAAGGCTTACAAAGCCCAGTTTGACGAGTCCCCATCAACGACGTTACGAGGGCACTAG
- a CDS encoding AMP-dependent synthetase/ligase, which produces MLEATERFAELPALQWKEAGEWQCITFAELERRVIACGLALSNRGITKGDRVAIWLDNGWSWIVCDLAAQLIGAVTTTIYHTLIPSQAASLLRDSEAKAVLSNQQRLAGLITDYDLAIAVFSEDEGKIGECFATVIEESKRALEAQPDIAQHLRMPPVGPDDLSALFYTSGTTGDPKGVMLTHANLLANTDNTISQLLTEREKTILLHLPLAHVMARNTTVSGTLLSGGRLVIAEPAREKLIANLADVSPHGFPTVPLLLDKFTELSMAAIRSKGFVMRSLALLALKRCRQPRLAAIRDGGPVGEVRLGSINRLLDRIVLQKIREKMGRNLVLVVTGGANSNRTSIEFFWGIGIPVYEGYGATELTCTAALTFPKAMKPGTVGQSVPGVEIKLASDGEVLVRGPIVMKGYWQRPEETAQVLDADGWYHTGDIGTLDEDGYLTIVDRKREILVLSTGKNVAPQAVENALKSTPFVISACAIGDRRRFTAALVVPDLGAIGRSLDLAETPSVDDLCVTEVMRKALATGMSGLSNFERIKRFTLVADPFSQDNGLLTPTLKLQRRKIAEKFVPEIEDLYAESPKRAINVQYD; this is translated from the coding sequence TTGCTCGAAGCTACCGAACGCTTCGCCGAGCTGCCCGCTTTGCAATGGAAAGAGGCCGGTGAATGGCAATGCATTACTTTTGCTGAACTTGAACGTCGCGTGATCGCATGCGGTTTGGCACTTTCGAATCGCGGTATCACCAAGGGGGACCGTGTCGCGATCTGGCTAGACAACGGTTGGTCCTGGATCGTTTGTGATCTCGCTGCACAACTGATTGGGGCGGTCACGACAACGATCTACCACACGTTGATTCCGTCGCAAGCTGCCTCGCTCTTACGCGACTCTGAGGCCAAGGCGGTTCTATCGAACCAACAGCGACTTGCTGGATTGATTACCGATTATGACCTTGCCATCGCTGTTTTTTCCGAAGACGAAGGCAAGATTGGCGAATGCTTCGCCACGGTGATCGAGGAGAGTAAGCGGGCATTGGAGGCGCAGCCGGACATCGCACAACACTTGCGAATGCCGCCGGTCGGTCCCGACGACCTCTCCGCACTGTTCTATACCAGCGGCACTACTGGCGATCCCAAGGGTGTGATGCTGACTCATGCTAATTTGCTTGCGAACACGGACAATACGATTTCGCAGCTGCTGACTGAACGCGAAAAGACAATATTGCTGCACTTGCCGTTGGCCCATGTGATGGCGAGAAACACGACGGTGTCCGGGACTTTGCTCTCGGGTGGACGATTGGTCATCGCCGAGCCTGCTCGCGAAAAACTGATCGCGAACCTTGCCGACGTTTCGCCACATGGGTTTCCAACCGTCCCGCTGCTGTTGGATAAATTCACAGAACTCTCGATGGCTGCGATTCGCTCCAAGGGCTTCGTCATGCGAAGCCTGGCGCTCCTGGCATTGAAGCGTTGTCGCCAGCCTCGTTTGGCGGCGATCCGTGATGGAGGGCCAGTCGGCGAGGTTCGACTTGGCTCGATCAACAGGCTTCTTGACAGAATTGTGTTGCAGAAGATTCGCGAAAAAATGGGTCGCAATCTTGTGTTGGTCGTGACCGGTGGGGCCAACAGCAACCGGACAAGCATTGAGTTTTTCTGGGGCATCGGCATACCCGTCTATGAAGGCTACGGAGCCACCGAGTTGACCTGCACCGCAGCGCTGACTTTTCCAAAGGCAATGAAACCGGGAACCGTTGGTCAGAGTGTTCCCGGCGTCGAAATCAAGCTGGCTAGCGACGGCGAAGTCTTGGTTCGTGGTCCGATCGTGATGAAGGGGTATTGGCAGCGACCCGAAGAAACGGCGCAGGTACTCGACGCAGATGGTTGGTATCACACCGGCGACATTGGCACTCTGGACGAAGATGGATACTTAACCATCGTCGATCGTAAGCGCGAGATCTTGGTGCTTTCGACTGGGAAAAACGTCGCTCCACAGGCGGTCGAAAACGCATTGAAGAGCACGCCTTTTGTGATCAGCGCTTGTGCGATCGGTGACCGCCGACGATTCACAGCGGCGCTGGTGGTTCCCGACTTGGGCGCGATCGGTCGATCGCTCGATCTGGCGGAAACGCCTTCCGTCGACGATCTTTGCGTCACCGAAGTCATGCGAAAGGCGCTCGCGACGGGGATGTCTGGCCTCTCGAACTTTGAACGTATCAAGCGTTTCACTCTGGTCGCTGATCCATTTTCTCAGGACAACGGATTGCTGACACCGACGCTCAAACTTCAACGTCGAAAGATCGCTGAAAAATTTGTACCTGAGATTGAAGATCTGTATGCCGAATCACCCAAGCGAGCAATCAACGTTCAATATGACTGA
- a CDS encoding NUDIX hydrolase — MNRIPPPTPPSDTSKADRRPADNFGRKRGVVGVIFRDERLLIIRRSLTVTAPGKLCLPGGTMELGEVEHETLVREMQEELAIDVDPVRLCWRSVTPWGTILAWWLARLDQDVTPVPYEPEVSEYFWMKPDELNSVNDVLPSLPAFVAAWRRGEIDLDH; from the coding sequence ATGAACAGGATACCACCACCGACGCCGCCTTCCGATACATCCAAAGCCGATCGCCGGCCGGCCGACAACTTTGGTCGCAAGCGCGGAGTGGTCGGCGTCATCTTTCGTGACGAACGTTTGTTGATCATTCGACGTTCATTGACCGTGACGGCACCCGGAAAGCTTTGTCTGCCCGGCGGAACCATGGAATTGGGTGAGGTCGAGCACGAGACATTGGTTCGCGAAATGCAAGAAGAGTTGGCGATCGATGTCGATCCGGTTCGTTTATGTTGGCGAAGCGTCACGCCCTGGGGAACGATCTTGGCGTGGTGGTTGGCACGACTCGATCAAGACGTGACGCCGGTACCGTATGAACCCGAAGTTTCAGAGTATTTTTGGATGAAGCCGGACGAGCTCAACAGCGTCAACGATGTATTGCCCAGTCTGCCGGCGTTTGTGGCCGCTTGGCGACGGGGCGAGATCGATCTCGATCACTAA